The Glycine soja cultivar W05 chromosome 4, ASM419377v2, whole genome shotgun sequence genomic sequence CCTCTCAAATATAATTCAACTTTCAAGCCTAGAAGGTTGGGTTGATGGTGAGAACATTATTATTGTGATCGtgtgaaatgatttttaaatttaagagaaATACAGAAAATTATATTCCAGATAATATATAGAAACTAGAAAGTCTTTTTCATGGGCGTAAATTAAGAAGTTATACATGGGGTTCTAAGTTCAGATTTGTTATGCCTTTGAATTCATTATCTGCAACTGCAATACCGCAAAGGGTTCTAAGTTTACTCAGAATCCAATatgcaaacaaataaagaagACTAAACTCATAAACCCCCAACATAGAAGAATAAACAAGAATCTTACAAACTTTTGGTTTCATATGAGGCCTTATGAGCCTGCAAAAGATGCAGATGCAGATGCAGGATCAAAGCCATGTCAGAGAAATGCTAGCAACACACTATTTTCAGCACTCAATATGTACTACTAAAGGATGAGATCCCATGCTAGCCCAACTAACAGAGAGTGCTGTGCATCCAAATTATTTAGTGAGATTCACAGGAAGAAAATGTGAAGAGTATATCACTATCACTTCTCTACATGTAATGGAATCAGAAACAGTCTATCTTAGATTGATAAGACAAAGTCTCACGTgtcattttctttcttcctctaaCTCGTCAAACATCCACAACAAGTGCATTGTGATTAAGGGTctgtttggataattttttccagaagcacttataggagaaaaaaataagaagaaaaaaaaatgaaataagcttcTCCATAAGCTAAAACTAGCTTCTGCATAAACTAATTTGTAAAAGCTCTCTCATCTTTTATAGAAGCTATGTGAAAGAGCTTTTACAAATTAGCTAATGCATAAGCTAAAAGctcaatttttttccttcttactTTTCTTATCCTAGAAGTACTTCTGGAGAAGCTTACCCAAACAACCCTAAatcacaacaataataaaacacattaccctaaaccctaaaccctgaaCCTGAACAAATTACCACACACAATAACTAACGGAAACAGCACGAGAGCAGTGATACACATCCAATAACTCATCAATCAAATAACAAACACGTTTCAATTTTAAACGGAAAAACGACTTCAagtcaaataattatatattgtaaACGATTACCCTTTAAGCCGGGAATCAAGTCAGACTTGATAACAATAGAGAACTCAGGCGAGCTTGGGGACTTGAGAAAAGGCGTAGTAGCGGTTGGCTCATAAAGAACAATCGCTCTCTCTTCCATGTCCGTCACAGGCGAAGGTGTGGGGTCCACACAGGGTTGCTTCACCATTACATTTTCCTCTTCCTCCATCATCACGTCGCGCTCCAACTCCTTCAAGTTTCAGTTCAACAAGTATTAGTAAACACTAAGCAGTGAGTGATGCGCAAGAGAGAGGAAAGACAGTTAGTACTTACCAGTCTTCTTGATTTCGGAGGGGGAGAAATTGAAGGAGAGCCATGGCCAAGTTCCTTGCGCTTCTTCATTGCTCAAATTTTGTGCGATTGTGTTCGATTGGGAAACGTCGTCGTCGCAGCTTCAGAGGTTGCGGGAGAGATCATTATTCAGTGTTGGAAGGGTTTGGTA encodes the following:
- the LOC114409063 gene encoding uncharacterized protein LOC114409063 is translated as MKKRKELGHGSPSISPPPKSRRLELERDVMMEEEENVMVKQPCVDPTPSPVTDMEERAIVLYEPTATTPFLKSPSSPEFSIVIKSDLIPGLKDYLLSWGIAKQDDPVEDEMRREKSSEMSNDCLAVVPWVAFHSPMTCEEIVPETGQPLEVEEGDMMEMD